Proteins encoded by one window of Flagellimonas lutaonensis:
- a CDS encoding DUF5606 domain-containing protein, whose translation MTLEKILSIAGKPGLYKLLTQTRTGFVGESLLDGKKVSVGLRNNVSVLSEIAIYTLDAEVPLREVFQKIKEKENGGKTTVSHKDEKIKLEEYFFEILPDYDEDRVYASDIKKIIQWYNILHDNGITDFSEPEQENTKATDEKGQEASK comes from the coding sequence ATGACACTCGAAAAAATCTTATCGATAGCTGGTAAACCGGGACTCTACAAACTGTTGACCCAAACACGTACGGGTTTTGTGGGAGAATCGCTGTTGGATGGAAAAAAGGTATCGGTTGGCTTGCGCAATAATGTGAGCGTCTTGTCAGAAATAGCCATCTATACCTTGGATGCCGAAGTACCGCTGCGCGAGGTTTTCCAAAAGATCAAGGAAAAGGAAAACGGTGGCAAGACCACCGTGAGCCATAAAGATGAGAAGATAAAGTTGGAGGAATATTTCTTTGAGATCTTGCCCGATTATGACGAAGACCGGGTATATGCCAGTGATATCAAAAAAATCATCCAGTGGTACAATATTCTGCACGACAACGGTATCACCGACTTTTCTGAACCCGAGCAAGAAAACACCAAGGCAACGGACGAAAAAGGTCAGGAAGCCTCTAAATAG
- the def gene encoding peptide deformylase: MILPIVAYGDPVLRKKATDIAKDYPNLNELIENMWETMYNASGVGLAAPQIGRPIRLFLVDTTPFADDDELGEKERKKLDGFKKVFINAQMQEETGRDWTFNEGCLSIPDVREDVTRKDTITLTYQDEDFNTHTETFDGLLARVIQHEYDHIEGILFTDKLSSLKKRLLKSRLDKISKGKIHVDYKMRFPNIKKGR, encoded by the coding sequence ATGATTTTACCCATTGTTGCCTACGGTGATCCTGTGCTGCGGAAAAAAGCTACCGATATTGCAAAAGACTACCCCAACCTTAATGAGCTCATTGAAAACATGTGGGAGACCATGTACAATGCAAGCGGGGTGGGGCTGGCCGCGCCCCAAATAGGTAGGCCCATTCGCCTGTTCTTGGTCGACACCACCCCCTTTGCCGACGACGATGAACTGGGCGAAAAAGAGCGCAAAAAGCTGGATGGGTTCAAAAAGGTGTTCATCAATGCACAAATGCAAGAAGAGACCGGCAGAGACTGGACCTTTAATGAAGGCTGTTTGAGCATACCCGACGTGCGTGAAGATGTGACCCGAAAAGATACAATTACGTTGACCTACCAAGACGAAGACTTCAACACGCATACCGAGACCTTTGATGGCCTGCTTGCGAGGGTCATTCAGCATGAATACGACCACATCGAAGGTATTCTGTTCACCGACAAACTGTCGTCACTCAAAAAGCGGCTGTTGAAAAGTCGTTTGGACAAAATCTCGAAGGGAAAAATACATGTGGATTATAAAATGCGCTTTCCGAATATTAAAAAGGGGAGATAG
- the ruvX gene encoding Holliday junction resolvase RuvX: protein MARIMALDYGRVRTGIAVTDELQLIASGLTTVNSNELLNFIEDYLQKEAVEKIIIGEPKQMSGIASESEELIQKFLGKFKARFPKMPIERQDERFTSKMALNSMLESGMKKKKRQDKALVDEISATLILQAYLERN, encoded by the coding sequence TTGGCACGAATAATGGCTTTGGATTATGGTAGGGTTCGCACGGGTATCGCGGTGACCGATGAGCTGCAATTGATCGCATCGGGCCTGACCACGGTCAACAGCAACGAACTGTTAAACTTTATTGAGGACTACCTGCAAAAAGAAGCGGTCGAAAAAATCATTATCGGCGAGCCTAAGCAAATGAGCGGAATTGCCTCGGAGTCTGAGGAACTGATCCAAAAATTCTTGGGCAAGTTCAAGGCCCGTTTTCCAAAGATGCCCATCGAGCGCCAAGACGAGCGCTTTACATCAAAAATGGCCCTGAACAGTATGCTGGAATCGGGAATGAAGAAAAAAAAGCGCCAAGACAAGGCACTGGTTGATGAAATCAGCGCTACCTTGATCTTGCAGGCCTATTTAGAAAGAAATTAA
- a CDS encoding 2,3,4,5-tetrahydropyridine-2,6-dicarboxylate N-succinyltransferase, producing the protein MTALRAKIEEAWDNRELLKEADTQKAIREVIDLIDEGKLRCAEPTATGWQINEWVKKAVVLYFPIQKMEVLEAGIFEYHDKIPLKRGYQQKGIRVVPHAVARHGAYISPGTILMPSYVNIGAYVDEGTMVDTWATVGSCAQIGKNVHLSGGVGIGGVLEPLQAAPVIIEDNAFIGSRCIVVEGVRVEKEAVLGANVVLTASTKIIDVTGTEPIEIKGRVPERSVVIPGSYTKEFPAGKYQVPCALIIGKRKESTNKKTSLNDALREHGVAV; encoded by the coding sequence ATGACAGCACTCAGGGCAAAGATAGAAGAAGCATGGGACAACCGTGAATTACTAAAGGAGGCCGACACCCAAAAGGCCATTCGTGAGGTAATCGACCTAATCGATGAGGGCAAACTCCGCTGTGCCGAACCCACTGCAACCGGTTGGCAGATCAACGAATGGGTCAAGAAGGCCGTGGTGCTCTATTTTCCCATTCAAAAGATGGAGGTCTTGGAAGCCGGCATTTTTGAGTACCACGATAAGATTCCGTTAAAAAGGGGCTATCAGCAAAAGGGTATTCGGGTAGTACCGCATGCGGTTGCCAGGCATGGGGCCTATATCTCGCCCGGCACCATTTTAATGCCCAGTTATGTGAACATCGGGGCCTATGTTGATGAGGGCACCATGGTCGACACTTGGGCAACCGTGGGCAGCTGTGCCCAGATTGGCAAGAACGTACACCTCAGCGGTGGTGTGGGCATCGGTGGGGTCTTGGAGCCGTTGCAGGCAGCACCTGTCATTATCGAAGACAATGCCTTTATAGGTTCACGCTGTATTGTGGTCGAAGGGGTGCGGGTAGAAAAGGAGGCCGTACTGGGTGCCAATGTGGTATTGACCGCCTCTACAAAGATCATAGATGTCACCGGCACCGAACCCATAGAGATCAAAGGTAGGGTTCCTGAGCGTTCAGTTGTTATACCAGGTAGTTACACCAAAGAGTTTCCAGCAGGAAAATATCAGGTGCCCTGTGCCCTGATCATCGGTAAAAGAAAAGAAAGCACCAATAAAAAAACCTCTTTGAATGATGCGCTAAGGGAACATGGTGTGGCGGTTTGA
- a CDS encoding glycosyltransferase family 2 protein: MSAPKQKLSALVITYNEIGYIERCIDSVSFADEIVVVDSYSTDGTYEYLLSHPRVRVIQNPFENFTAQKSFALKQASHDWILFLDADEVVTKSLQKEIINTINDSKACEAYWFYRTFMFKNEKLRFSGWQTDKNHRLFRKSKVRFTDKKLVHETLEVDGSSCILKEKLTHYCYKSYEDYKSKMLCYGRLKAKEAFYKEKHFNYLAMFFKPAWKFFHHFFLRLGFLDGKKGVIVCYLNALGVLERYRELKKLEKKNELAYYLVMP, encoded by the coding sequence TTGAGCGCCCCAAAGCAAAAATTATCAGCCCTAGTGATCACCTATAACGAGATAGGATATATAGAAAGATGCATTGATTCTGTTTCATTTGCAGACGAGATTGTTGTAGTGGATTCTTACAGTACTGATGGCACATACGAGTACTTGTTAAGTCATCCCAGAGTAAGGGTAATCCAAAACCCCTTTGAAAATTTTACAGCTCAAAAATCATTTGCCCTAAAGCAGGCTAGCCATGACTGGATATTGTTCTTGGATGCTGATGAAGTAGTGACCAAGTCACTTCAAAAAGAAATCATCAATACCATAAACGATTCAAAAGCCTGTGAGGCATATTGGTTTTACCGCACCTTTATGTTCAAGAACGAAAAACTGCGATTCAGCGGCTGGCAGACTGACAAGAACCACCGCCTGTTCAGAAAGAGTAAGGTTCGGTTCACCGACAAAAAATTGGTGCACGAAACATTGGAGGTCGATGGCTCTTCATGCATTTTAAAGGAAAAGCTTACCCACTACTGCTACAAAAGTTACGAAGATTATAAATCAAAGATGTTGTGCTATGGCAGGCTGAAGGCAAAAGAGGCTTTTTATAAAGAAAAGCACTTCAATTATTTGGCCATGTTCTTCAAGCCAGCATGGAAATTCTTTCATCACTTTTTTCTTAGACTCGGTTTTCTTGATGGGAAAAAAGGAGTTATCGTGTGCTATCTTAACGCACTGGGAGTTCTTGAAAGATATAGGGAACTGAAAAAGCTCGAAAAGAAAAACGAATTGGCCTATTATTTGGTGATGCCATAG
- a CDS encoding glycosyltransferase family 2 protein, with protein MEKPKISVIVSTYNSEEWLQKVLWGFNCQTFKDFEVVIADDGSGPKTKELINNMADEVFYKICHIWQEDDGFQKSRILNKAIVACRADYIIMTDGDCIPREDFVEVHYINKEEGYFISGGYYMLPMNISKMITKEDIEKQHCFNINWLKEKGIPKTFKNNKLRARGIVSKVLNTFTPTNASWNGHNSSGWKKDILNVNGFDERMQYGGQDRELGERLTNFGIKSKQLRYSAVCVHLDHKRGYKTPDSIAKNQAIRKETRKQKHVWTHYGITK; from the coding sequence ATGGAGAAACCCAAGATTTCAGTAATTGTTAGTACTTACAACTCAGAAGAGTGGTTGCAAAAGGTGCTCTGGGGCTTCAATTGCCAAACGTTCAAAGACTTTGAGGTGGTAATTGCCGATGATGGGTCAGGGCCCAAGACAAAAGAACTTATCAATAACATGGCCGATGAGGTGTTTTACAAGATTTGTCATATCTGGCAAGAAGATGATGGGTTTCAAAAGTCACGAATCCTTAATAAAGCCATTGTTGCCTGTAGGGCAGACTACATTATCATGACCGATGGCGACTGCATACCCCGTGAGGATTTTGTGGAAGTACATTATATCAATAAAGAAGAAGGTTATTTTATTTCAGGAGGGTACTACATGTTGCCGATGAATATTTCCAAAATGATTACTAAAGAGGATATTGAAAAGCAACACTGTTTTAATATCAACTGGTTGAAGGAGAAAGGAATACCCAAAACATTTAAAAATAACAAGCTGAGGGCAAGGGGCATTGTTTCAAAGGTCTTGAACACTTTTACGCCAACAAATGCCAGTTGGAATGGGCACAATTCTTCAGGATGGAAAAAGGATATACTGAATGTGAACGGTTTTGATGAACGTATGCAATATGGTGGACAAGACCGTGAACTGGGGGAGCGCCTTACGAATTTTGGAATAAAATCAAAACAACTTCGTTATAGTGCCGTTTGTGTGCACTTAGACCACAAGAGAGGTTACAAAACCCCGGATTCAATTGCTAAAAACCAAGCCATTAGAAAAGAAACGAGAAAGCAAAAGCACGTTTGGACACACTATGGCATCACCAAATAA
- a CDS encoding ATP-grasp fold amidoligase family protein, producing the protein MKFLPPETYVKIYYEYYTGKKLDLDNPVEFNQKIQWLKVYYKPPILTQLVDKYSVREYVAEKIGKKYLNQLLLVAEKPSEINFDKLPNRFVVKGVHGYNFNLIVKNKEQLNKTKARLKFRKWLAKNQYYRGGLEWAYKNVPRRLIVEKYLEEPGKKTLYDYKFYCFKGMPKFIQVDIDRGYDPKIAFYDLKWNKLPISKGKKGMYEGTVKKPEKLYEMIGLATVLADNFPFVRIDLYFVQQDIYFGEMTFYPGDGRQEFKPDLYNKVFGDYLDLPPIPSGQKFVTSI; encoded by the coding sequence ATGAAATTTCTACCACCTGAGACCTATGTCAAAATCTATTACGAGTATTACACCGGAAAAAAACTTGACCTTGATAATCCTGTGGAATTCAATCAAAAGATACAGTGGCTCAAAGTTTATTACAAGCCTCCTATCCTTACCCAACTGGTCGATAAATATTCGGTGCGGGAATATGTGGCAGAAAAAATAGGGAAAAAATACCTGAACCAGCTGCTTCTTGTTGCCGAAAAACCCAGTGAAATAAATTTTGACAAGTTGCCGAATCGGTTTGTGGTGAAAGGGGTTCACGGGTACAACTTTAACCTAATTGTCAAAAACAAAGAGCAACTTAACAAAACAAAGGCTCGGCTGAAATTTAGAAAGTGGCTAGCTAAAAACCAGTATTATAGAGGAGGATTGGAATGGGCTTATAAAAACGTGCCTCGAAGATTAATCGTTGAAAAATATCTTGAAGAACCTGGAAAAAAGACTTTGTATGATTATAAGTTTTATTGTTTCAAGGGGATGCCTAAGTTCATTCAAGTAGATATTGACCGTGGATATGACCCAAAAATCGCTTTCTATGACTTGAAATGGAACAAATTACCCATTTCAAAGGGTAAAAAGGGCATGTATGAGGGTACTGTCAAGAAGCCTGAAAAGCTTTATGAAATGATTGGTCTGGCAACTGTTCTGGCAGACAATTTCCCTTTCGTTAGGATTGATTTATATTTTGTACAACAAGACATTTACTTCGGAGAAATGACCTTTTACCCAGGTGATGGGCGTCAAGAATTTAAACCTGATTTATACAATAAGGTTTTTGGTGATTATCTTGATTTGCCACCCATTCCATCTGGTCAAAAATTTGTTACTTCCATTTAA